From Quercus robur chromosome 8, dhQueRobu3.1, whole genome shotgun sequence:
tttatttattttttgacaatatatatatttagcacTTTAGTTTTGAAGACATGAATATATTCTACATATTTGCTATTCAATTTATCATTTAGTTTTacaaatatcaaaacaaaataatttttttttaacctagcATATTCAAAGTGaaccttttctatttttaaaccTACAATGTGTGTACGTCACAATTAGAGTACATAGGAGATGCTAGTTAAATCCAATACTGGTAAGTGAATCGGGtaatgcaccaaaaaaaaacaaaaaatggtattatttctgtttcactttttctaaatatgtaatttgatAATTGTGGTTGGTAATTAATTCTCcttattatgattatatatgtttgtatatggaacaatctattttataaattaaagaaatacATTGTGACAAGAACCTAAGAATCTAATAGAGGGTGTGAATATAAGAGGTTTTATAAGAAATTCACATAAActtttaattcatttaaaaatataagtcaaaataattccattgaaaaatatttgtttttaaaagcttatgtggcaaaaaagaaaagaaaaaaagaagcttatGTGACATTATTAGAAGAAGtcaacaaaaattcaatttcattttgaattatatACTAACTCCTGCAATGTGCATCAAAGttcaataaaatgaaataaattttttttgttttgttttgttttgttaatatgaaattcaacaaaaagtcaTATGGGTATATGGGTatttatatgattgtgtttataTAAGAAACTATTTGATGTACCATTCAAAGAaaggctaaattacaaattaccctCTAACTTTGGCCAGAATTAAATTAAGTCCTTTAACTTATGATTTATTCATTTAAGTCgtataacttttatttttatccaatgaagtcattctttttatttccgTCATGTTGTGTTAttaggttttttaaaaataacaccgttttggtatttttgaggtttttagattaaaaacatctaaaaacaaattaataaaaaatatttttggaaaaaaaatgaaaagatcaaatttttaatctctccctctccctcctttttgatcttttgataTTTCTCTCTACCTCTCTCTTCCAATAAAATCAGGTCAAGTCAGCTTCGAATGGTGTTGTACAATGCCAGGTGTGAGATCCATTTGAAGGACCCAGGTTAGGGCAATCTCTTTGTGGTGTACGTGCTTCATCCTTTTAAGTTAGCCATGCAAGGCGTCCATGCATGGAGATGGTGCTAACCCTACAACCTAAGAAGAATCCTTATAATTTAGCCTTAAAGAAATGAAACATAATTCTAATGGAGATTATGAATATACGAGGTTTTATGGGgaataattattgaatttaaacttagttaaaaaaaaaaaatttgaattatgagtaatgttataggcacaaattatattacaatatttatacaaaatgttgatgtggccatTCATaacttattggttttcatccagactcaccattaatatcacttttttatttatcaataattactcaccacatcagtggtttgtaaatttttttgtaaaataatttgtatctctaacattattctTAAATTATAacatagaaaattttgttttcaaaagcTTATGTGGCAATTGTTGTATATATTAGCATATACTATACAGGTTGTAATATGTGGGAGTAATCTTATTGTGAATGTAAAAGAGTTAAGagaaaaattaagttaaaaaaaaaaaaataaagttttagtGACCTGCTTGAGCAAGCCCACAGTGCAAGCAATAGAATAGAGTAATCGGCAAACAAAGTGAATTAcatggaaaacaaaaaagttatattGGCACTTTAGCCAATACTGCTCGAGTGAGAGTTAGTCGAGCGAGGATGAGCAATATACAAACAAGGATGGACAGGGATGAGTGAGGTCAGGCAGATGCTTGCCTGATATCTACTCGAGAGACAGGGACGGAGCTAAGATTTCGaatgagggggggggggggggcgagaTACACTCAAACCCAAAGACAACCTTCATATTGTAGCTCTAGATTAACCCAAAGATAACCATGTTTTTTTATCCAAGCAACttataaaagaatatatatatatatatatatatatatatatatatatatatatatatatgtgtgtgtgtgtgtgtgtgtgtgtgttttttttttttttttttactccaagCTTCTTTGGGGAAGTTCATCAAACATTTAAGCCACAATTATCCTATACTAATGCTTTAAGATAAATTTCTTAAATCATTTAAAACCTAGATAGAAACCCataaaaacaatcaaaatttatttaaaatttgaataaagaagATGTATTTTTTGTGAAAGCATGGAAGTATTGAACAAAAATGGagcataaatatttaaaaacaagctttatatattacatattttactttttctcatTGGGCcaggggggccattgccccccttGGTCCAAGCATAGTTCTCTCTATCGAGAGAGGTTATAAAGCTTGCTTGAGCAATGTAAATCATGCTCAAGCAAGACAATTATAGAAAGTACAAAATCTACAAaagtttgccaaaaaaaaaaaaaaggagagggatgagacattttttttttggtctctaatGGCTAGTATTAGACACAACTCATATTTTTAGGGTTTGTACCAACCAAAGTTACTTtccaaaattcattgtttataAATTTGCCTCcatattcaattttatttatcgatagattttacaccaTTAGATAGAAATTCACCGAATTCTCAAAGTTTGCTACATGAAAGATTTTGGCTTAGTTGTATCTTGGAGACAAATTTACTAATAGTGCTTTAGGTAGCAAACTCTTTGAGTGGAGGCAAATATTATCTTAAGCGAATTTATTtaagctattattattattattattatttttttttggtgttattTCATTATTTACCCCGTAAGCAACATTTACCATGGTGTATCAAACTGTGCTGAGTGCTGACTGAGAAGAAAGTAATTGCACTAACCAAACTGGGCTGCTAGCTAGACATGACTGAAGGTTTTGATTGgcgttatatatataatggtaaaACACTGCTAATGCATCACGTGGTTACATTATCTTAGTTCACATAGCAAGTGGAAATTAGAAACATAATAATTCAACAATTGACTAGTTTTGCACCTTCTAGTGCTATCGACATCAtatgccaaaaaataaataaaggccaaagaatttcaaataaattgaaatattttagcgTTGGGAGTACACACTTGAATGAACCTTTGTTTAGTAGTGCTgattagccttttttttttttttttttttttttttttttttttttttttgggttgagaaatAACAGCATTAATTGGAATTATGTCATATTAAACATTTGAGAGATGCCTTGTGTGCAGGGTAGCAGTGGCATTAACAATCGAGGATTTGTAATCATCCTAACTAAAActaccaaacaaacatatgTACGTAGCTTTTGCATTGATAATACTAACAATAATTTCAGAATCCATCTAATCGAACTTATTAGACTTTGACATATTGTATAAGTTGTTGGAGATATGTCATGGCCTCTGGATTGTCTTAAAAATTATTGGGACGTTTGGTCTTGCTGTGGCTTGTTAAAGATTGCGAGCAAATGCATGTGAGGTTTAAACCAAATCTTCTTGTACTCTTACTATGGATGGAAATCTTCCATTTGGATTTTGAGTTTTGTGCACCACCATGCCAACTTTAATTGGccttttcaaaatatatacCCGACCAATCTGTAGTTTCTGTGCACTCGATTGCACATGAGGTTTagagaattgaaaattttggtggtGTGCTAGTTGTGACGAGAGAGACATCTTTTGGTTTATTAGGGGTTTAGGTTTTATGAGAACTAGCCGCGAACCCGCGCATTGtgcgtgataattatttttatggtggttttattaaaaaaaaatttacaatttaaactaatctaatattGAGTAAAGtatttcgtaattatatttttatttattataggaacaatcataaatgtaatataggaacaatccaaaacaccaaaaaaatgtaaactaaaaaaaattaataaaacttaacaatgattaattgaaccaatattaggatagaattttgtttttgataatctattaaggtttttttttttttgtagaaattataattttggccacccaaaacatattatcaaataaacaattattagcaaaatctaagaatttaatttctatacatgcattgttataaaataataataaaaataaaattgcaaaagttaaaatttgtcaactatccgattattttcgtttggctaacctttgcttttctttaaatatatggcattatagagtacttctaatacaactattaagagtactttgtccaccacaaaggattagaaaataaacaaaaattagtaaagtctcatagtttaacatctaaattgagcactataaaaaatcatgctatgtaatagaataaatagcaaattatccaaatcatgctatgtaatagaataatattatatttttatatgctatatttaattctttagaacgcaataggataatatttaacattcaaagagaataaaaaataaaaaatataaacaataacaacaatttaaaaaacaaaactaaatcacaattcaaaaaacaaaactaaaacgcattaacccaaaatagagttttaaaggatataaaaaattatcaacctaaagtatagatgcaagaaaaataaaaataaaatccaccaaaaaatttagagagagatagagagggagagagagcgggaacctttttttttttgtgagggaaaactatgcatagaatgatagaatagaagagaaagtgaaaattttatagtaagagggtgtgaataaaaagagacaaaaataagggaagatgaagggaaagaggaagaatgatattaatgtagagggtagtggggagataaaaaggtaagggagggagaaagattgaagaagtagtggggagatgaaatggtaagggagagagaaaggttggagaagtgtaaatattaaaaataaataaatgttaaaaacaattataagaaaattgaaaaaaaaaaactgaaaagactcacacaaaaccctaaagctaAACTGAAAATGCTTTGGATTGggcttgatagtggaactaaataaataaaaggtgggctggattaattatacagatttattatagggtgatagtagaagtaaataaataagtaataggctggatttattatagggtgatagtggaagtaaataaatatgtagtgggctgcatttataggactgaaaattgcaaaaaccattttaaaattgtaggacaaattatattttaaaaaagaaaagaaaaaaaaaaaagaatgacctGGCAGTTGATGTGGCGCAACGTGAGAGCAGCAACATTAAAcactacgcttcagcttttagtaatatatagatgtATATGTGCCGCCTCTGTAATATCTATGTTTCTTAGTGACTCTTTTTCCTAGATGCTGCCTATGGATATGTCTAGGCTTAAAATCGAACCACATATATTTGTGTTCTATGTGTGATTGTGTTTTCTAATTGTGTCTCCCCTctcattaaaaattttcttatgtaTGTTTTTAAGAAATGTAGCACATAAAAAGATctagaggtaaaaaaaaaaaaaaaaaagaagccacaTCATACGTAATTTATTGTAGATTAATTGCATTCGACTTACATGAATATGCTTCTAAAAGAAAATCAGACTTTTAGTCAtagtaattattttaatttcagaAAATTGTTGAGAATCGATTTGATAGAAAAATTTAAATCCCAGACAGATGGTCGAGGTGAATTCTCAAAGGGTAAGTTTTTGACTCTCAGTCATTTACGTAAATGTGGAATCATGTAGCAGTACTTGGCCCTACCATAGGTTCTTTTTGCTGATACCAGTCCATCCGACTGGACTTGTCTGTGTGGCTTGAAGGAAGATAACTCCAAATCGGtttggagctaaattttttctCTCATCCAAATTATTACAATTCAATCGGACCATAAAACCAAAGACCATTCCctttccaattttattttattattattatttttttttctaatcctttttttaaaacaatgctTATAAAACCATTTTCCTGTGCACTGATAGCCGGAATCAACGAATAGGAGGAAGGTGGTGGCATAGAGATATCCTTTCCTTGGTTAAGAAATAAGTGAGAACCAAGCAATGGAGATGTACTTGGTGCACCTCCTTTAAATTCAAGCCATGTCTAACTTTGGAGGTAATATTACACGAGAAACTTCACATTGAATAGAATTTATTCCATATATAGAAAATACACAAATTCCAACTAATAagcacatatataaataaaataaaatatccacTATCTTCAAGTAGTCCCTAATGTAGATTTTGTACTTGTCACATCAATGGctaaaaattcttgtttttaagttgttttcCTCTCATTCATAGTGTCTATATTTTGGGCCGTTAGTACTACCTTATCACTGTCTGATGTCGATTCCAGTTGATCTTTACTCTTGCCCCATAAAACTAGGTATAAGCCAACAACAATGACAACTGCTCCAATAACCCTAAAAAAAAGTCCAGTTACCTAAGTTAGCTTTTATACAATGTTTAtgattccaaaattttttccaaCGATTTCCTTCCATTAACCAAATAAACCAGATAaactataataattaaatactatGGGAATATACTAGTAACACAACTTTTCCCACAATTACTAACACGGCATATTGTGATTGGAGTAATATTACTTTTACTTGGATCCATTGACATAAGTTTTATTATGAAACAATTACTTTAGGCTATATTagtagttgtgaaaaatattgtacgGTGACTTTTTGGTAGGCATATTAAGAAAAATCAATGCGCACCTTCCCATGTTCAATGTCTCAGATAGAATGAAGGAGCCTATAATCATAACTAGAACCACACTTAGGGGACTAAAAGCAGTCACAAAAACAGGTCCCCTTTCCTTCATTACCCCTCCTTGAATGTAGAAAGCAAATCCTGAACATATTAGGCCCTGAACAGAGTTTCTTATGAGTATAAAAGCAAGTATATAGGCCACTATTCACTATCAACATTTTTATAAGaactacaaaaagaaaaggcattAAAAAgcataatatttttagaatttctcaCACTGTATATAGTTGCTAAGAGCGTAATATCGAAGTGTATTGACCAGGCTGTGGGGTTGCCCCATTCGATTGCAAGGGCTAGTATGGTACTTTCTAGTGAGCCCATCAAGCAAATCAAAACTGTTAGAGAAAGCTCCGCGGGGTATGTTTTCAGTGTAATTGCCTACAATGCAACAAGTATATCTCATTATTAATTCAGTCTAACTAAACGTTTTGAAATATCATGTGCAAGAAGTTGATTGTAATGTTTAAAATGGGATTCATGTATCATACTCTGTTAATcatatttgttttgttgattaTAACAAAAATCCTAAATAGAAGAACGATATTGTGTGATTTATTCACCTTGTGCTTAAATTGTTTCTTGAAACCACCGAGCTTGCTCTTCGATAGTGAATTGCTGCGGCTGATGGTTCATTCATAAAGGAAATTTGTGTAGAAAAACTTCCATCGGTTCTGAAACCACCATGGAGAAAGGCAAGCAGAATGATTTCTGAGGTTGCATAGAGAGTCTTAAGTTTTAAAGGTTTTGTATGTTTTAGCCAACTGTAATTGTTTCTTCTATTGGATTTCTACAGGTTGGATCCTCGGAGTGATTTTTCCTTTGAAGAAGTTCTTCATTGGTTTTCTACTTTGTTACTAAAAATTTGGGTGTAGTTTActactttcattatttttgcTTTAGATTTGGTATATTATAACTATGGTTGAAACACTGATAGAACATTTGTTTGGAACTTAACATAATCCACTGCATAAATGTCTGGggtctaaattaaattttcaattgatttaCCTGTTTATGCTTGTGCTCAATTTAAACtgaaaattgcaaattatattAAGGCCGATTAGACTCTTACTTGAAGAATAAAGAAACCAGACCCGGATAGAGAACTTGCTAGAATCATCAGAGCACCCTTCTTGATATCTTGCTTGTTTGCAGCATTAGTAGATTCTTGATGGGCATTTCCATTTGCCCATGGAAAATTAAACATAGGTCCTTTAACCAGAGTCATAAGCAAAGCTCCCACAACTGTGACCGTAGTCCCAAATACCTTGGCCTCGCCACGCAGTCTCCTAAGATATACTTTCTCAAGACTGCAAAAGCATTCATAAATTTGAAGCAACCCAAATTTGTGTACACCATGTACGCATGCTAGAACGTGAATGGGGGAGCTAAAGAGAGTTACCCTAAAATCCAAGCCATTGCAAATGAAAAGGCAGGAATAACATTGCACATGGCTCTTGCAAAACTTGCTGTAGTATACTTCATCCCGGTGTAGAACAAGTTCTGGTTTATTACAGGCCTGAAtaggaaattaaaaagataaaaaacagaagaaaaaagtaaaaatttttgtttgaagctTAAGACCAAAAGCTTAATTATTGAGTGATGGTCCAAATTCTTACCCCAATAAGGCAATCAACGCAACCTTAGCAAAGACAGAGAATGTCAACGTTGGCGTTCTCTTCCtgttaaaattatcaaattaatgtgGTTAGCCTTTTCGTCTCGTTCAACATGTAACATTGAAGAAAAGAGTTGAAAAACTTGTACAATAACAAGAAGGGAGGAGATGGAGACCTATCCAAGACAATAGCAAAAGGAGCAATGACAACAGCGGCAATGGCATGCTGGTAGGCTATGAACACATGTTCTCTCATCCCCTTGTTTAGAGCATACTTACCGATTATGGACATCCCGGCATAGCCAAATTGCATTATAATTACTAAGAAATATGGCTTCACTTTGTTATACAATTGAGTCTTGGAGTACTCCATAGACATGTTAAGCTAAcgttctctttctttctctctaatGTGAAGAGGTTTGAGCAAAGTAAAGTATGAAGTTCACtttatataaacaataattctttttctctctcagaaaataaaaatcaattataacaCTTCTAACTTTATAACTTGTTTGGGAGAGGAGAACAAGAGGAACCAATGtaaacaaaagaatttttaaagaatatttcCTGATGGGTTCAATGGGGAaaatatatatctctatatattaagaggattcaaaaagttagttatggtttcaaaaaatgtcaaaaatacctctaatctaattagataattcttattcttaaaaaatataaaataaggttaaaattgttattcaacaaaattcaaaattcaaaattcaaaattcaaaattcaaaaaaatactactagataaactttttttcctaaaaattaacactttctatttaaatatattttacgCACGTTTCATACATTTTATCCTAAAATCTAGCAAATACTAAACCTAGCCGTTTACTTATTtttcaaatcataaattttagtttcttaaaaataaatttctgtGTAACCTCACtaataatagataaattcaaattgaaaaattacattaaactaagaaaaaaaaaagccttatcGCACATGCGGAgcgcatgtgatgaggctagtgtgtgtgtgtatatatatattgttattcaTTTCTATCataactcatttttttaattctttcaaaATTAGTACGTCTCAAATTGAATGAAATATCTTAAAATATGGATTTTCACTGAAAATcttataatactttttttaatccttaaatGTCTatgcaattatttttattaaagaaatgtcataataataataaaaaggtgtatatacacatataaaatCAAGTGGTGTAACTTTTGTTAATGTCACACTACtcaataacttttaattggtTTAATATGTTTAAAACCGTGGTGTTggattacatatatatatatattctcattatCTTCAACACACATGTCAcatttcatattaataaaatgttatttactatttgtaTAAAACTTGATTAGGAATGTTGTATTCTTGCTTGAGTTTAGTTactttgacaaaaattgaaacgcAATCaaggaaaaagaggaaaaaaaaaacatttaaaaaaaatatgatatcatcaagaataaaaaaaaaaaaaagatagtgtACTTAACATAGTggatataatttaatatttttcaatttacttAAGAAAGAAGTTCATATTCTTACttataataatcataataatttaGATTTGCTTTCTTTACAATGATGTGTAAtctaattagaatttttttttcttaaatattataACATGTAGAAataattctttatcaaattttttaaaaatgaatttatagagcATACTTGCATTGCATGGGACATCagctagtaataataataattaacaattttttctcatttaaatCCCAAACATGATTAATTCATTTCCTTTCAAACATTTAAACAAGAGGGAGGtagatatttaatttttttttttttatatatgttttatcCTTCATAAACTTCCAAGGCTTAAAGAGTCTTGAGACTCCACTCATACACCAACTATCTTTTTCTAATAGAATGCTAAGCACTATCAGTGCCGACTAAGGAGAGGGACTCAGTGCACCAAGAAAAAGTTTCCACAATGTGGGGCATTGATTGGGTTTACCTAATTCTCATTGAGGATCAATAAGATTGAGTTTAATTAAGgatagcattaaaaaaaaaattttgggagaatggaaaattttttgtttatcttttaacTTTGCCAATAAGAGTAGATATTCTAAGATATTTAGCAGTGTCATTCCTAGATCTAAAATGTTGAGTTTGCCAATTATAATATTAGTGGCTGTAATTAAAGCAACAGAGGGAAGAGAGGTATTGCCATCTCTCTCTCCTGCCCTTTTTTTCAATTTGCTAATGGTGGtaaaggttttgtttaactgtCTTTATCGAATGACAATGTAATCCATCTCATACTTAAAAGTAGTGTCTTCTTAGTGCGTTCGCATTTGTTgtgttgtttttattataattagaTGATATCTTGCGCGATGTGCGGactattttacaatttcatttgaaatcatttttatgtatattaaaatCTACATATAATACTTAATActtattttgttgtataatatttatgtttgcccACAATATTGTTAAatactttgaaacttgatttttttaattcataatttattttaaaaaattgtataacattgtaagattataatatattataatatttaccattaaaagtagattttatttttcaaacttattaaatgattttgaaatctacaaaataagaatttaaaatataaaatacttttatatcctaaaattacataaatataagCAACCTACCGAACACTTTCTCAATCACTCTATTCTCACAATAAAATATGGAGACCTTGATCATAAAAACCCAATTAATTATCTTAATGGAATTAAAGAAATCATTTGTAAGTATCAACATAAAGAGAACGTGATTAAACAAAGAGTTTTTGCTAAAAACACattcatttatcaaaattcgATTGACTTAAGTTGGGCTTCTGTATCCTTTAATAAAAAGCGAAAAATACTTTTAAGTCACCATCGATTTTTGTTTTTACCACTATGGCTACATACAAAgaaacctacaaattatgaattctaacataaaatttaaaaaaaaaagaaaagaaagctaacttcataaataatcaattagaaggtttctttttctttttctttagttctaaaataaaatacatttataactttcccaaaccaaaatctcaaacacTTAAAGACTCCAAGCGAATCATAACCTTCACGAAATCTACAATGTCTGACTTCAACATCAAAATCGTAAGTTACCATCCCTGAATAAAAAACGCAAGCCCCCTTCCTTGGTCATAGCCTACTCATACGGGTTACAATTAAATGATACTGCAACGTTGGAGTTATGTAGGTGTCATTGAAAGGTCGAAActaaatgacatcattttttgtCTAAGTGTATTTGAGATAGGATGATATGAAAGCCTATGGACATGTGTATATAAAGGAGTAAAAGTGAAAAGGATGAATGGAAATGCAAagagttttttgtgtgtgtgagagatggaaggtcttgaaacattgaaccaaacgAAATAAATAGTAGTCTTAAAACATTGAATacaaaatgtaacaaaaattagtcttgaaacattgaaccaaaggaAGTATAGAGTCTCcacttttaaatttgttcttatctctaatATGACTTAAGGGTATCTTAATTCTTTTCATAGAGTACACCATATGACAGAACCTCATACTCTCTCGCATGAagtctttgcttttatatatactagcgtTTTACCCACGCAATGCGCGGGATACTTTAATTCTTATTCATGGTAGAATATTTAAaagtaataacaataaaatatttaaattctattgttAGGAAATTgctattttcactaagtgtttaATCCTACCAATATTATTCTCTAATAATGTAAACATGATATCATAAAAACTCCATGATAGCTCCTT
This genomic window contains:
- the LOC126697437 gene encoding WAT1-related protein At2g39510-like, with translation MSMEYSKTQLYNKVKPYFLVIIMQFGYAGMSIIGKYALNKGMREHVFIAYQHAIAAVVIAPFAIVLDRKRTPTLTFSVFAKVALIALLGPVINQNLFYTGMKYTTASFARAMCNVIPAFSFAMAWILGLEKVYLRRLRGEAKVFGTTVTVVGALLMTLVKGPMFNFPWANGNAHQESTNAANKQDIKKGALMILASSLSGSGFFILQAITLKTYPAELSLTVLICLMGSLESTILALAIEWGNPTAWSIHFDITLLATIYSGLICSGFAFYIQGGVMKERGPVFVTAFSPLSVVLVMIIGSFILSETLNMGRVIGAVVIVVGLYLVLWGKSKDQLESTSDSDKVVLTAQNIDTMNERKTT